The region ATTAAGCtgcagcaaaataaaacaatgtaagTTTATTTTTCGTAACTTGTACAATTCTGTTGTATTCTGCAATTCAGGTCTTCTAATTTTGCATTGTAATACAGTTCCCaaaatgattaaattacaaGAAAGATAAGAATGATATACTGGCACGCCAAGTTGCATATTGACTGAGGAAAAGTACCCATACCTGTATAGATCATAAAATATCTTATGAAGTAGAGAGCAGGAAAATTGATGTACATACAGAGTCCCGGGCAACTATTCAGACCCACTGACACTTACAAATGATACTAATTTGCCCAATCAGTATTTCTAGTATAAATTTGTCTGCTCCAACAGAAATTTCAAATCCTTgatatagccacaataagatccgcacagccgttgggcccttgagcaaggcccttaaccctgcattgctccaggggaggattgtctcttgcttactctaatcaactgtatgtcgctctggataagagtgtctgccaaaattccattaatgtaatgtaaatacaagCAGAGGAGCATGGATTCAGCAAATATTTGCAAAGACCAATACTTCCAGTGCATCATTGATATAACTGAGCATGGTTGTTTtagcatattttcatattttataaatcCTCCATCTGTTTACTTATGTAGGGTGAAGTTGTCCTATAAAGTCCCCAAACCCACTGAATCTCTCTGACGTGaagagtaaaaagaaaaaaaagttgataGGAATTATGAATTGTCTGATGCATAACAAGGAAagcaaatagatttttaatttgAACATAGGCAATTAATCGTTGAAAAAGAATTATGGACAGTGGTCGCTCGCAATATTATTAAGTCAGTCCTTAATAATACTGCGTGCAACCACTGTCCACAATTTTATAAAGTaatcattttcttattttttttctgcatatcATGAAAGATCAAAAGACCCAAATCAGGCTGTCAAAGTACTTCCTCCGCCGATGACTCTGATCTCATCTCGGTCACACCAACAGCAAGGTGAAGCGGTGAGAGCCGGTGGCCGAGCAGGCCCGTGGGCAGTCAGTAGTGAATGGAGACCTTCGTCGGGGCGATGGTCAAGGCCTCCGCGTGAATGCCCGGGCCCAAGAGCGGAAACACGGGCTCGGTGAACGCGTCGTTGAAGGTACAGATGTGCTGCTCGTTGCTGGGGTCCCAGAAGGACACCGTGCCCTTTTCACAGTTGAGCTTCACCCTGATCTTCTCCAGCTTCTGCAGGTGCAGCTGCGTGCGGGGCACGGTGAGGGCACTGTACACCCCTTTGCTCAGCCCCACCGACCACACGCCGCTCTTGGGGGACATGGTGAACTTGCGTTTCCGGGGCAGCGACTTCTTGCACACGCCCACAATCCACTTGGGGTTTTCGCCCACGCAGACGTCCCAGCTGTGGCGTCCGGAGGAGAAGCCCTCCGAGCCCAGGACGAACACGCAGGGGTCGAAGCGGTCCCCGTTGTCTGGCAGAGGCAGCCTCTCCTTACTGCCAGACACGCCGCTCATGCCCGGGGACAGGGAGAGCCAGGGGGAcgcagtgttggggtccagtaTCACTGGGACTGAGGAGGCCAGAGAGACACATGAAATATAACCGCTTCCACAAAACATCAGCaatgacccctgaccctgacaCCCCCCGCTTTgtatgtaaacaaaacaaaaggactGAAATAAATTGCGCTTTACTTTGAAaagtacttaaaaaaaataattaaaaaaaataatagtaaacTCTTTTCCATAAACAGTCGTGTCAATGACAGCAAATGCCAAAGCAGAAGTCACCCTAGGGAGATTAATTTGTGGGTGGTGGGTCCTGTCAACGTAATGCTTTTCCCGAAGGGGATTCTGAGGAAATTTCCTTAAGCACAATAATGAGTATTGTTACAGAACTATAGCTGCTAGTCCCATAAAATATTCCCCATCCCAGCCTGAGCAGATGGGAACTGCTAGGGAAAGGTGAGAGGAACGTACCAGAAAATACATTGTTGCTCAGCGAgcagctactactactactactactactactactactactactactactactactactactactactactactactactactactactactactactactactactactactactactactactactactactactactactactactactactactactactactaattagAGCGCACTAACAATGtcttttcacacaaacacagaacctgtgttttgcactcactgtgtggtaTGCGTGACTGCATCTGCTCCCACACTCTGAAGGAGAGGTCTCCGAGGTGTTGGGCCACGTTGATGAGCGAGTCCGGCACCTCGGGAGGGTCCCCAGCAGTCCACTGAGCTCTGCAGTGACATCCAACAGTCAGCCCCAAAATGGCGGTGGACCACGGgcggaaagtccaggggtcagaaagtaaaagtcctgctatGCGCTTCTTCCACCCATGGAATCAGCCAGCTCGCCCTCGCCAATCAGTTCTACCTCCccggctgaagaattgtgcaatAATGAGCAAATTCACGTGACCGGAACAAAAAACTGAGGAGGAATTTTACTTTCtggacctggattttccacctctggtaaGGACTCAAATTCAGTATAACATGGCAAAGAATTAAAGATGCAGTTCACATTACCTTCTTTTCAAGGCTTGGAAGTTCTGTGAGAGGaggaaagaaatatatttttaaaaaaactacatttaaagCAGGCTTATGCACATTTAAACACTTATATGAAGATAACGTTATGCTGTAGAAGCAGATTTCACAGTTTTAGAGTTGTTGAAAATAGCGCAAAGCACTAGGGTTGTATCCGAACCCAAACGTCCTATTCAgaaattccacagtaatgtcaaccgCAGCATGAAACAATACACTTACTTCCCAATTAAACGtattatgtcccaaacagtcCATTTTGTaatctgataaaatgtaggttaacaggaaaatgctttaaatagtatttattagtcccattaccatttaaatcatttaaatttcagatgcgtcacatccataacgctggcAAATcttaaaaattgttatttttatgttcagccaagcctcctacattacattaatggcatttggcaaacactcttatccagagcgacgtacagtcgattagactaaacaggagacaatcctcccctggagcaatgcagggttaagggccttgctcaagggcccaacggctgtgcggatcttattgtggctacgccggggatcgaatcagcgaccttgcgtgtcccagtcatgtaccttaaccactacgctacagaccgccctttAGCTAATAacattacatggatatcaaactttctgcattacactttaaaggtacaattggtcatTTTGGACTTATAACGGTTAAatgaggaattgcagcaacaaagacGCTCAAAAAccgtttatcccaccccttctctgtaaacgcgctgaagttgaaacgccattggctgtgtcaattagaaccaattttttaTTACTGAACAGCTGTATAATGTTTCGGTACAGAGttccggcccatcaactgcatattttgaaacccgaatttaaggactataaacataggcagagggtgacatgtcagtgagcctttttcaatgataggaagggatttacaatggactTGCAGCAATGtacaatcttacctattgtaccttaaacATTCagtttttagaaagtgtatAGTCTCCCCAGAATACCTGTCTTTCTGCATCACATCCATTAGTTTCTGGCttaatacacatatatatatatatttttttttttccccctcagccAAGTCggtgctatgataatatgcattaaaaagaaATTATGATGTAAGAAGAGTAATTTTTCTGAgagattttgtttgtcattttgggtccaaatgtcacatccataacgatGGAATTGGCCAGGTGTTATTTAAAACTGAATGCTGAGAAGTGAATGTTTTCAATAgataatgaaaaaattaatTGATACAGTAATGGGCGATAACGAAGCAATCTGTAGCTGCAGTGCTGTGGGGCGGTGGAGGGGTGAAGAGGGGTGGAGGTAGTAAAACACAGGGCTAAAAGGGCCCTGTAAACACCACTGATTGCCGATAGTATAATGCTGTCCCTCTGTGAAATGTTGGTGAAGGTCATTTCCCCACCTGCAGGAAACATAAGTTATCCGCTCCCATCTCCCTTTTTACAGATCGGATAAGATCAGTCAGTGCAGCAATGTCTCGGTTAAGACTGGCGATCCTTTCCGCCATCCCCCgcttcttcagctcctcctcctctctcaacATGGCAATCCTGCCTGCCTCCGCCTCACTCAGGAAGCCATGGAGTTTCTCAAACTCCGTCTTTATGAGTTTCTCTGTCTGCTGAGCTTGGCTCTGGGGGAAAGCATAAGACACGGTCCAACACAGAACTAGAAAAGATTTGTATCGTTTGTGAACATGCACCTCTCAAGCGattaaatgtacagtaagcaATATGTTTACAGTAACATTTTGTTCATCAACAACACAAAATTGTAAAATGACATGGAAAAAAGAACAGGAAACAAGCAAGCTTATTAATACAATTAAGCATTATAAACTTGAGAATGTTTAAGTGAAGCCTTACCATAACATGAACTAAATATTCAATTCACATCTACATTTATGTTGGAAATACACTTATTCACACATCTGAATTGCATTCattcaaaatgataaaacagTAACTTTACCTGGATGTACTCCGATGTGGCATTATAAGTGCGCTTAAGTCTTTTAAAAAATTCATATTTCTCGTCCAAGACTTTCAATTTAATGTCCAGTTCCTCCtaaaatgaaaattattatttttattgcaaagtGCCATGTGTTTCTATGTAGAAATATACTTTGTGCAGCACTGTTCATAAACTTTTTGCACAAGACTTTATATAGGCTTGTTGtacaatagtaaaaaaaaaaagtaaaaaaaagaaaaaagaaaaaaaagaaacgagCAATAGCATAATCGCACGATATGGCGAACAGAAGTGTTCATAGTTTACCTGTACCGAACGGCCCTAAATATCTGACAACGTCTTTGTAACAGTAACGttagggaggacaaccgaaaaatgtacttccggaaatcaacatgaatattgggattaaaatctcagtttaaccttaaattaacgtgttgtggacaataattctgcttaggtgccattttaatgtgatgaaatgactgttttgtTGCCTTTAaacgctcattttaccagcattccttCAAAGTtgaatgctggaccccgacggcaccgaagaacaggcagatttcactgccattccattgtttacatttatggagctcgaaaatggtgacgcaACAATAGCTTTTACTGGTTGACTTCACGAGcgcatacatggcagttggtggcagttcgaactgtcaaaagtgtgactgtaggcaggtcaatattttcgctggatactcggtatgtccagccttataagtccaaagtccctggttactttttaatagtttcaatggattttgacaatagacatgtcagacttcaatcatgttaacgctctcgagcgtgcgccTACGTTTAAGTAGCAAATAACCGTGTTGTAGCCTTCTaacgtcatttacataacatCTGCTCTCTGATCACGCGGAATGATAGTGGCCAAGagaaattaatgacgattcagaaaatgtataacttttaaaggtATAAaacaatcctatggtgggacttttgccattttggATGGTGCGACAGAAATTGTGCCGTTGAACGTAaccgaatgcttttatttatatcgttcgaatgaccaagtgcggTTAAAAAGCCAAATGTACGGCTTTGTGCTATttgcgtatgctagctacatcatgctaacatcgtacagggaccagtaaaggcgtAGAACacgctagcacttagttattgtaactGTGACGTACTCGCAATACTTGACTTCAGGCCTACTGCACGCAAGCAAGCACAAGTGCTAACTTTCCCCTTAAATAGGAGCTTTACTTTAGTCCAGGTTTGTTTATTCAATCTAACATCGGTCCACactttacagcacaaactacacTGCACGTATCTAACTTTGATGTATTAATGTAAAATAGGTTTACTTAAACATTTGACAAGTTAGGCATACTGGTGTTTGAAAAAAGTATCTATTTCCGCATGTGTCATAAGCAGTCATGTTGAGGGCAATTtacataatttccagctagTTGTTTGTGGTAACTTATAGCAAAACAGTAAAAGAAAGTGTTCAGGAGAACAAGCACATAACACAAGTATTTTTTTCCGAACATTTTTTGTTATCTGACCTTACACCACGGTACGGCCGTATCCAGCGGCCTTATTCCGTGGCCTGGGTGCTGGGTTGTGCAGTCGATGCATACGGGCACCTCGCAGTGCTCGCAGTACAGCACCAGCTCTCTGCTGTGTATCCCACACTGCTTCTCGGCTGGGACCGGGACCCAATAGCCCTTTTCCTTCTGGTAAGACTCGCATGTGTTCTTCAGCGCCAGGTTAGGAATGGGCTGCTCGTTGTCACAATCCTTCCTACACACCGGACATATCCGTTTCCCTTTCTGCTCCCTGCTACGGGCAATGCAAGCACTGCAGACGCTGTGGCTACAGGACAAGAGAACTGGCTCTTTGTAGATATCCATGCATATCGGACAGCTTAGGTCTGCCTCCAAGAGAGAGGGTCTGTCTCCTGCGTTGTCAAACATGAACTCGGCCATTGTTTCCCCGTCTAACGATGACGAATTTACTTTCACTTCCCTCGCGTTGGAGCAGCAAGCTTCCCCGCCCTGTGGCTATGGAGACAATCCACCTGCCCTTTTTCTTGAAACACATGAAATGTTGTAATATATTATATTGCGTGTGATGGGACTAGCAGCAGTAACTGAGATGTTAATCGGGTGGATCGAACAGCTTCGACAACATAACTGTACTTACTATTTAATTGTATAATAGCAGTGTAATGGTTAGTTTTGGGACTACTGAGTGTTCTGAGTGTATTAGATTTTTTGTAACCATCTTGTtggtgcattaccgccaccaAGTGGACTGGAGTATTAATTAAAGGAATACAGTAAGAATTCGGTGTACAGAACAAAAGCAAAATAGCCAGGGGTTCATCTTGGGCTTTTCCGTGAGAattatttctcttttctcttcagGTTTGCCAACAGTTGAACCAGCATTTGTAACACTCATTTTGCATGCGCAGGAAAAAGATTACGAAGAGAATCCAATGCAAAACCAGCAATACAAACAGCCACAGAAGTCGCTCATAACTTCATGAAATCCAGCGCTGCACTAGCCGGACGTCACAGTCCAAACACTGCATCAACCTCTCATCACGACAATCAACAGACCGAGACAACACGCCAATTTCCATTCGGCAGCAACCAGTTCAAACCGTTTCCAACAAACCAACATAACAGCAGAACTCAAACAGGTTACATACCGCTAATCACCATGCGATGTTGCCCGGCTGATGCGATGCGATGCGCCCTGGCTGGGATCAATCATTCAATTTCCATCAATTTTCTCCGCGTCCAAAGCGTGGCTTGATGAGTCCCTCGCAGCTCCAATTCAACTCaatttgtcttgtttttgcTGACAATGTAGAGCGACTATCGAAAAACGTAAAACCATAGTCGCCGAgaggctaagcaggggaaacCTTTACCTGCCGGACGCGCTGTCAATAAATCTTTTGcgttttacatatttattgctGATAAAAACACAGTGAAACAACTTCCCAAAGTTTAGAAAACAATTAATTTGCTAGTGTTGAGCGTTCAAAAGCGTTCAGCAAAAGTGAGACTtctcccctcaccctctcagtTAATTCATGAGAAACAGCCGGTGAAGAGCAGCTGACTTTACTATAGTGCTGCTGACGTACCACCAACACCACGTGACTCACATCCTTGAAAGTGACCATATATTACTCTTCTCTTGTTGTATTACTCTAAATTCCAGTAAAACTTTCATTGAGCATTGACCGTTCACTTAAACATTTGACAAGTTAGGCATACTGGTGTTTGAAAAAAGTATCTATTTCCGCATGTGTCATAAGCAGTCATGTTGAGGGCAATTtacataatttccagctagTTGTTTGTGGTAACTTATAGCAAAACAGTAAAAGAAAGTGTTCACGAGAACAAGCACATAACACAAGTATTTTTTTCCGAACATTTTTTGTTATCTGACCTTACACCACGGTACGGCCGTATCCAGCGGCCTTATTCCGTGGCCTGGGTGCTGGGTTGTGCAGTCGATGCATACGGGCACCTCGCAGTGCTCGCAGTACAGCACCAGCTCTCTGCTGTGTATCCCACACTGCTTCTCGAAAACAATTAATTTGTTAGTGTTGAGCGTTCAAAAGCGTTCAGCAAAAGTGAGACTtctcccctcaccctctcagtTAATTCATGAGAAACAGCCGGTGAAGAGCAGCTGACTTTACTATAGTGCTGCTGACGTACCACCAACACCACGTGACTCACATCCTTGAAAGTGACCATATATTACTCTTCTCTTGTTGTATTACTCTAAATTCCAGTAAAACTTTCATTGAGCATTGACCGTTCATTAGCAGGTTAATGAGAACTGCCACTCACAAAACTTTGCCAAATCTTTTTGTTTCTCTCGTTCAAGGACCAGGGGTTGGTGACAATAGGAAGCCTTCCTATTGAAGGTAACCGTGAGCAGGCTGAATATGCAGGGGTTGATGACAATAGGAAGTCTTCCTATTGAAGATAACTGTGAGCAGACTGGTTGTGCAGTGGTTGATGACAATAGGAAGCCTTCCTACTGAAGATAACCAAACAATTCTCCTGACGGTCTCCCAGCACCTCAACAGGGTGCAGACACAAATATCCTTTGTGGATATCACCAACAACAGGAATGATCAGACAAATAGTTGTCTATCAAAccaatccctccgctgccaccATTTTTGTTACGACCGGCATTCAAgcagtcaaaacaaaacatggagaccagacatggaaaatatattttaaagagttttattttcaataatgtgtttctgtctgaatgtgtgtcagagtgaatcagtttaggggtgtttgagtgtgagtgcaagtgGAGTGTGGAAATCCTAAATAACAAAAGGAAGACCAAGTCAACCAACAACCACTGTCAAAGGAGTGAGAAATCACTCTCCTGAGCATCtgggtgaagccatttatcAAGGTTCTCTCAAGCGCAAACACCCAGGAAAATTGGCAACTCATCAAGTAATTATCCAATCAACCATTAGACCATtccaggggaagggagggattgcacgcagcactgccacctgctggacgaCAGCAACAACCTCAGCTGAGGAAGACCAGGCATGGTCGTCACAATCACAAAAAGAGAAGTTTCTGTTCATGTCACTTTTAACTTCCTGCATGTAGTGTTTGGCGGGGTAGTATTTATGAATCATTTTGAAGGACACCTCCTTAACTTTATTCACAATTAGGTATTTAGGTAGAAAGGTACATAAGTGCAACTATTCCTTTAGAAAGTGAATTATATGATGCAATATTTTGCTTTATGACCTTCATAGAAGAAGCTCTAACATTATATTCTGCTTTGCACCCTCAATGACCTACATAAAATTTCACTCTATACATTGAAATCTTAGGGCACAGCGGGGTATTTCTTGGGCGCAATATATCACAATGGACTGAATGTCataccaaatgacagaatgaagTCGCAGGTGcatattttcaattaattaaatctTCATATCTTTATCTACAGAAGTAGAGGGTGTGCATttgtgacaacttgccccaaCAGTTTTCCAACTGAATAACAAATTTGAGGCGCTAGTGGAGTCAGATAACGCAACTTGCCATTTACACACCGACAGGTGGGTTCGTTATGGAGCTGGCCCCGTGGTCCAACAGTCAGCCCAGCCAAAAACTCTACTTTTGGGGGGACTCTATAATGAGGGATGTCAGAGGTAAGAGGACAATTACACACTGTTTACCAGGCACTACAGTTAATGATATGCACGTGTCGGGTCCGATCCCCTCACTAGGTCGGGGGATAAACCGTTTCAGCTGTGAGACTGCTGGGCCTCAACGCCTGGCTCTCCTCTGCACGTGCTGATCACAAGCTGAACTTGACAATTTGAACTTGTTGTCGGAGCAGAGAGGCCTTTTCAGAGCAGATGGCCTTCACCCAAATGGAGTTGGAGCACGACTGCTCAGTTGCATCCACCCCCCAgtcttccccctcctcttccgAATCATCTCACCCTTCCCCATCGTCCACCTCCCACTCATCTGATCCCGTCCTAGGTCTGAACACAGGCCTGGAGACCCCACCCTAATAATATCaggtaataatataataacattatttctgaaaattatttgcattttatgtTTCTTGTTGAGACCTGGATTAACAGTGACGGTATGGCAACACTTATCTAAGCTTGTCCCTCAAACTATAACTTCTTCCAGTCAGTAAGACAAGGGAGAAGAGGAGGTGAAATAGCTGCTATTTTCTCCCATCATTTTAGCTGTACTGATGTTGATTTAGGTACAGTTTCATCTGTCATGCTTATTTTAACATTATATAGGCCATCCTCAGTATTCCCCCAGAGTTCTCTGAGCTTATGTCCAGTGTGCTCACTAGTTATGACCGAATCATCTTAAATGGgggacattcattcatttattcattatcctaacccgcttatccagaatagggtcgcaggggggactgaagcctatcccagcatacattgggcgaaaggcaggaatacaccctggacaggtcgccagcccatcgcagggcacacacaccattcactcacacactcatagataTGGGcaatctccaatcagcctaatgtttttagactgtgggaggaaaaccggagtacccggaggaaacccacgcaaacacggggagaacatgcaaactccgtacagaggccccggccgacagggatccgaacccaggacctccttgctgtgaggcagcagtgctacccactgcaccatccgtgccgctaaATGGGgacatgaatattcatattaataatagTGCCGACTCCAAGGCCATAGAATTTATGAATCTGTTAGACAGCTTAGAATTAATTCAACATGCCAGCGAAGGCACCCATTAGCATGGTAATATACTTGGCTTGGTAGTTTCACAAGGAATATGCAACAACAATGTTTCAGTGTCCGACATTACTGTTTCTGATCATTACTGTGTGTACTTTGATGTTCTACTAAATGC is a window of Conger conger chromosome 1, fConCon1.1, whole genome shotgun sequence DNA encoding:
- the LOC133139293 gene encoding nuclear factor 7, brain-like — its product is MAEFMFDNAGDRPSLLEADLSCPICMDIYKEPVLLSCSHSVCSACIARSREQKGKRICPVCRKDCDNEQPIPNLALKNTCESYQKEKGYWVPVPAEKQCGIHSRELVLYCEHCEVPVCIDCTTQHPGHGIRPLDTAVPWCKEELDIKLKVLDEKYEFFKRLKRTYNATSEYIQSQAQQTEKLIKTEFEKLHGFLSEAEAGRIAMLREEEELKKRGMAERIASLNRDIAALTDLIRSVKREMGADNLCFLQNFQALKRRAQWTAGDPPEVPDSLINVAQHLGDLSFRVWEQMQSRIPHIPVILDPNTASPWLSLSPGMSGVSGSKERLPLPDNGDRFDPCVFVLGSEGFSSGRHSWDVCVGENPKWIVGVCKKSLPRKRKFTMSPKSGVWSVGLSKGVYSALTVPRTQLHLQKLEKIRVKLNCEKGTVSFWDPSNEQHICTFNDAFTEPVFPLLGPGIHAEALTIAPTKVSIHY